From the Cucurbita pepo subsp. pepo cultivar mu-cu-16 chromosome LG05, ASM280686v2, whole genome shotgun sequence genome, one window contains:
- the LOC111795573 gene encoding elongation factor G-2, chloroplastic-like: MAAESMRAASSVCNFNGSQRRPASPLFRTPFLLRSSRTFSSFTLSSRSQFFGRNLRLASSPPSNLCKNRRNLSVFAMAAEDGKRSVPLEDYRNIGIMAHIDAGKTTTTERILYYTGRNYKIGEVHEGTATMDWMEQEQERGITITSAATTTFWNKHRINIIDTPGHVDFTLEVERALRVLDGAICLFDSVAGVEPQSETVWRQADKYGVPRICFVNKMDRLGANFFRTRDMIVTNLGAKPLVIQLPIGSEDNFKGVIDLVRMKAIVWSGEELGAKFAYEDIPEDLKDLAEDYRSQMVETVVELDDQAMDNYLEGIEPDESTIKRLIRKGTISASFVPVLCGSAFKNKGVQPLLDAVVDYLPSPVELPPMKGTDPENPELIVERAASDDEPFSGLAFKIMSDPFVGSLTFVRVYAGKLSAGSYVLNSNKGKKERIGRLLEMHANSREDVKVALAGDIVALAGLKDTITGETLCDPDKPIVLERMDFPDPVIKVAIEPKTKADVDKMATGLIKLAQEDPSFHFSRDEEINQTVIEGMGELHLEIIVDRLKREFKVEANVGAPQVNYRESISKISEVKYVHKKQSGGQGQFADITVRFEPMEAGCGYEFKSEIKGGAVPKEYIPGVVKGLEECMSNGVLAGFPVVDVRAVLVDGTYHDVDSSVLAFQLAARGAFREGMRKAGPKMLEPIMKVEVVTPEEHLGDVIGDLNSRRGQINSFGDKPGGLKVVDSLVPLAEMFQYVSTLRGMTKGRASYTMQLAKFDVVPQHIQNQLATKEQEVAA; the protein is encoded by the exons ATGGCGGCAGAGTCAATGAGAGCAGCTTCTTCTGTGTGCAATTTCAATGGCTCTCAGAGAAGGCCTGCATCGCCTCTCTTTCGAACTCCCTTTCTACTTCGTTCTTCGCGAACTTTCTCTTCCTTTACTCTGTCTTCCCGCTCCCAATTTTTCGGTAGAAACCTTCGTCTGGCCTCATCACCTCCCTCAAACCTCTGTAAGAACAGACGCAACCTCTCTGTCTTTGCTATGGCTGCCGAAG ATGGAAAGCGCTCGGTCCCGCTAGAAGACTATAGGAACATTGGAATCATGGCTCATATTGATGCCGGTAAGACGACTACAACAGAGCGTATTCTATACTACACAGGGAGAAACTACAAGATAGGGGAAGTACACGAGGGAACGGCGACAATGGACTGGATGgagcaagaacaagaaagaggaATAACCATTACTTCTGCTGCAACTACTACATTCTGGAACAAACACCgtattaatattattgataCACCGGGTCATGTTGATTTTACACTTGAGGTGGAGCGTGCGCTTAGAGTGTTGGATGGTGCAATATGCCTATTTGACAGTGTTGCTGGAGTTGAACCACAATCTGAAACTGTGTGGAGGCAGGCTGATAAGTATGGAGTTCCCAGAATTTGCTTTGTCAACAAAATGGATCGCCTTGGAGCTAACTTTTTCCGAACAAGAGACATGATTGTCACAAATTTGGGTGCCAAGCCACTTGTTATTCAATTACCAATTGGCTCTGAAGATAACTTTAAGGGTGTTATTGATCTTGTGAGGATGAAAGCTATAGTTTGGTCGGGAGAAGAGTTGGGTGCTAAGTTTGCGTATGAAGATATTCCAGAAGACCTTAAGGATCTCGCTGAAGACTATCGATCTCAGATGGTTGAGACTGTTGTCGAGTTGGATGATCAAGCCATGGATAACTACTTGGAAGGAATTGAACCTGATGAGTCGACCATTAAGAGGCTTATTCGGAAGGGGACGATATCTGCTTCATTTGTTCCTGTATTGTGTGGCTCAGCTTTCAAAAACAAGGGGGTCCAACCATTGCTTGATGCTGTTGTGGACTATTTACCTTCACCGGTTGAGTTGCCGCCCATGAAGGGAACTGACCCGGAGAACCCAGAACTGATAGTTGAGAGGGCTGCCAGTGATGACGAACCATTTTCAGGACTAGCTTTCAAGATCATGAGTGATCCTTTCGTAGGATCACTGACATTTGTGAGAGTATACGCAGGTAAACTTTCTGCAGGATCTTATGTATTGAATTCgaacaaaggaaagaaagagagaattggTAGACTTCTTGAAATGCATGCAAACAGCAGAGAGGATGTAAAGGTGGCCCTTGCTGGGGATATTGTTGCTCTTGCCGGTCTTAAAGATACCATTACTGGTGAAACCCTGTGTGATCCAGATAAGCCTATTGTACTTGAACGGATGGACTTCCCTGATCCTGTGATTAAGGTTGCAATCGAGCCCAAAACTAAAGCTGATGTCGATAAGATGGCAACTGGTTTAATCAAGCTGGCTCAAGAAGACCCATCGTTCCACTTCTCACGTGATGAAGAGATTAACCAGACTGTGATTGAAGGCATGGGAGAGTTGCATCTTGAAATCATTGTTGACAGGCTCAAGAGGGAATTCAAG GTTGAAGCTAATGTCGGTGCGCCGCAAGTTAACTACCGAGAAAGTATTTCGAAAATTTCGGAAGTGAAGTATGTGCACAAAAAGCAATCCGGTGGTCAAGGACAGTTTGCTGATATTACAGTGCGGTTCGAACCCATGGAAGCAGGCTGTGGATACGAGTTCAAAAGTGAAATCAAGGGAGGAGCAGTGCCAAAAGAATACATTCCTGGGGTGGTCAAGGGATTGGAAGAGTGTATGAGCAATGGGGTTCTTGCTGGCTTTCCCGTGGTTGACGTTCGCGCGGTGCTCGTTGATGGTACATACCATGATGTAGATTCAAGTGTGTTGGCCTTTCAACTTGCAGCCAGGGGAGCTTTCAGGGAAGGGATGAGGAAAGCAGGTCCTAAAATGCTCGAACCAATCATGAAAGTTGAGGTTGTGACCCCAGAGGAACATCTTGGAGACGTAATTGGAGATCTCAACTCCAGGAGAGGACAGATCAACAGCTTTGGTGACAAGCCTGGGGGTCTCAAG GTGGTGGATTCGCTGGTTCCTCTAGCAGAGATGTTTCAATACGTCAGTACGCTAAGGGGGATGACAAAAGGGAGAGCTTCATACACAATGCAATTGGCCAAGTTCGATGTGGTACCTCAGCACATCCAGAACCAGCTTGCTACCAAGGAGCAAGAAGTTGCTGCTTGA
- the LOC111795574 gene encoding pectinesterase inhibitor 9-like, with protein sequence MANLKISLPLLVLVVLHNAAPTHSATATSFIESSCRVTRYPALCVHSLSAYATSIRQSGRQLTQTALSVSLNKSRLAAAFVSNLAKGPAVRGLEYQALKDCIENMGDTVDRLRQSVKELRDLRRTAGGDLLWHLSNVQTWVSAALTDETTCLDGFASRRLDGQVKAAIRRKITLVAQVTSNALALVNHFADKKH encoded by the coding sequence ATGGCAAATCTCAAGATCTCACTCCCACTTCTCGTCCTTGTAGTCCTCCACAATGCCGCACCCACACACTCAGCCACCGCCACCAGCTTCATTGAGTCCTCCTGCAGAGTCACTCGCTACCCGGCGCTCTGCGTCCACTCCCTCTCAGCCTACGCCACTTCCATCCGCCAGAGCGGCCGTCAGCTCACCCAAACCGCCCTCTCCGTCAGCCTCAACAAGTCCCGTCTCGCTGCAGCCTTCGTGTCCAACCTCGCTAAAGGCCCTGCAGTCAGAGGACTAGAGTACCAGGCCCTGAAAGACTGCATTGAGAACATGGGCGATACCGTGGACCGCCTCAGACAGTCGGTGAAAGAGCTCAGGGACTTGCGTCGAACAGCTGGTGGGGACTTGTTGTGGCACTTGAGTAATGTCCAGACTTGGGTCAGCGCCGCCCTGACTGATGAAACCACTTGCCTTGATGGGTTCGCCAGCCGCCGCTTGGATGGCCAAGTTAAGGCAGCGATTCGCCGGAAGATTACACTTGTTGCTCAAGTCACTAGTAATGCCCTCGCTCTTGTTAATCACTTCGCCGACAAAAAGcactaa
- the LOC111794981 gene encoding uncharacterized protein LOC111794981 (The sequence of the model RefSeq protein was modified relative to this genomic sequence to represent the inferred CDS: added 66 bases not found in genome assembly), which translates to MVMFRLAAEPLKTNGCLFTFWTVKISRHRELHSHTDNAGAEYCRVLQSETRTQEPVAENCNLFIFTISQRPSMAALRFGFTATTIHVSSTSILTRTRPNPKTITCVGWDPEGIFGPPQTGHIARREFTRRLERDAEAREAFEREVREEKERRQLLRASRVVPNNVTGLIEYFLDTEAQDIEFEIARLRPRLTEEFFSSIKLELGELRFAVNKTEAMEDRVIELEALQKALEEGIEAYDKMQGELVKAREGLTKILTSKDVKATLLDMVERNELNRSLLALLDENIANAQSGNQKDAAAFMEKVRGAVLKYMTAA; encoded by the exons ATGGTTATGTTTAGGTTGGCGGCAGAACCATTAAAAACGAACGGTTGTCTTTTTACGTTTTGGACGGTTAAGATTTCCCGCCACAGGGAGCTTCATTCGCATACGGATAACGCTGGTGCAGAGTACTGCAGAGTACTACAGAGTGAGACGAGGACCCAAGAACCAGTGGCTGAGAATTgtaatcttttcattttcactatttcaCAGAGACCATCAATGGCCGCTCTTAGGTTCGGCTTCACCGCCACCACCATCCACGTTTCATCAACGTCGATTCTCACCCGCACTCGCCCCAACCCAAAGACCATTACCTGCGTCGGATGG GACCCAGAAGGCATTTTTGGACCGCCTCAGACCGGCCATATCGCTCGAAGAGAGTTCACAAGGCGGCTGGAGAGGGATGCCGAAGCTCGCGAGGCTTTCGAACGCGAAGTCCGGGAAGAGAAAGAACGCCGCCAATTGCTTCGAGCG TCTCGTGTAGTTCCGAACAACGTGACTGgccttattgagtattttctTGATACTGAAGCTCAGgatattgaatttgaaatcgCCAGGTTAAGGCCCAG GCTGACCGAGGAGTTTTTTTCGAGTATAAAACTTGAGTTGGGAGAGCTTAGATTTGCCGTTAACAAAACTGAG GCCATGGAAGACAGAGTGATTGAGTTAGAAGCATTACAGAAAGCGCTTGAAGAAGGAATAG AAGCGTATGATAAAATGCAAGGCGAACTGGTAAAAGCAAGGGAAGGcttaaccaaaattttaacatcAAAGGATGTAAAAGCTACC TTGTTGGATATGGTGGAACGAAACGAGCTCAATCGATCGCTACTAGCCCTTCTCGACGAAAACATAGCCAATGCGCAAAGCGGTAACCAG
- the LOC111795562 gene encoding protein ODORANT1-like has product MGRQPCCDKLGVKKGPWTADEDNKLINFILTNGQCCWRAVPKLAGLRRCGKSCRLRWTNYLRPDLKRGLLSEAEEQLVIDLHARLGNRWSKIAARLPGRTDNEIKNHWNTHIKKKLIKMGIDPVTHEPLQKQQEDQKNECLNPNNNKKTKKTAESSAGNHHCKEENESVMDNSSSPAKTENSSSVNTDESLLLDNLINTSFWIEEEALWDNNNPSGYGGNFSWEENWSWLHECEDFGIHDFGFDCFNDFELNAINTTETEGKH; this is encoded by the exons ATGGGGAGGCAACCTTGCTGTGACAAACTTGGAGTTAAAAAAGGCCCTTGGACTGCTGACGAAGACAACAAACTCATCAACTTTATACTCACTAATGGGCAGTGCTGTTGGCGGGCCGTCCCTAAGCTCGCTGGCCTCCGCCGTTGTGGCAAAAGCTGCCGCCTTCGTTGGACTAATTATCTCCGCCCTGATCTTAAGCGAGGCCTTCTCTCTGAAGCTGAAGAGCAATTGGTGATTGATCTTCATGCTCGTCTGGGAAACAG ATGGTCGAAGATTGCGGCGAGGTTGCCGGGAAGAACGgataatgaaataaagaatCACTGGAACACGCACATAAAGAAGAAGCTCATCAAGATGGGGATCGATCCAGTAACACACGAACCCCTCCAAAAACAGCAAGAGGATCAAAAGAACGAGTGCCTTAAccccaacaacaacaagaagacCAAAAAAACGGCGGAAAGCTCTGCCGGAAACCACCATTGCAAGGAGGAAAACGAGAGCGTTATGGATAACTCAAGCTCCCCGGCGAAGACGGAGAACAGCAGCTCGGTGAACACGGACGAGTCGCTTCTTCTAGACAACCTCATAAACACTAGTTTCtggattgaagaagaagctcTTTGGGACAACAACAACCCAAGTGGATATGGAG GCAATTTTTCATGGGAAGAGAATTGGTCTTGGCTGCATGAGTGTGAGGATTTTGGTATCCATGATTTCGGTTTTGACTGTTTCaatgattttgaattaaaCGCCATCAACACAACAGAAACGGAAGGAAAGCActag